The following coding sequences are from one Lolium rigidum isolate FL_2022 chromosome 6, APGP_CSIRO_Lrig_0.1, whole genome shotgun sequence window:
- the LOC124660258 gene encoding G patch domain-containing protein 8-like isoform X4 — MPPSEKVHQIIARTALFVSEHGGQSEIVLRVKQGSNPTFGFLMPDHHLHSYFRYIVDHPQLLKDGSDADTNKGNKTVMSESEHAAPSSGALSLLGAVYESGDEDEDVLPASSKSTDSGNDAVLHEKGHKGASHIHDKEMKKEPTVTEEALIADKDKPIFTKKNPAIAGNSITAVHREKVKGAMAALTTSTKSENSKSSASDTKEVILEPPSFMKGTVEKIVEFIIRNGKEFEEKLIAQDRMTGRFPFLLPNNPYHSYYLKLLQETQESKSCGGSSERKDRRSSSERRDRRSSSERRDRRSSSERKDSGHEKEVSRSKGRGSANKDSSASDRSSAEPSEKQLNEKGKFQLVIGGVKKEPPRKVTADEAAAIVMAATRGLGSMDPQSNTLKDTRDIGRMQDPGEVSKPVSSSEVCTSLTSSGQVKKEGIGIIDDDWISNTIAKAVAVAASKEADSSEASMTNAQKLKAERLRRARMFTAIIKGGGSKGDPVTSDPVNESAKVSPADLNLPGPDTKPLATEREGSSVPSEREGSNMKKQEKDSDDEQNKARKYRKHRPESNEDIDDLEEESYKHSRKRHRSRGHSMDAHKHKQRQHSKDREYTHQRHSYSSSEDERRSSKSRHRHRHDHYYAEDDEHRSSHRHRRNHGSGSKRKHKNDHDPVEQSLGHAEPSQSTSEQKYGLEQPPGDTAQSSNASTEVPDELKAKIRAMLLETL, encoded by the exons ATG CCTCCCTCTGAGAAGGTGCATCAGATAATTGCAAGAACTGCTTTATTTGTCAGCGAACATGGCGGACAATCGGAGATTGTGCTAAGGGTGAAGCAAGGAAGTAACCCAACATTTGGATTCTTGATGCCTGACCATCACCTTCACAGCTACTTCCGGTACATTGTTGATCATCCTCAGCTGTTGAAAGATGGCTCAGACGCTGACACCAATAAAGGCAACAAAACGGTTATGAGCGAGAGTGAGCATGCCGCTCCATCAAGCGGAGCTTTATCATTGCTTGGAGCCGTCTATGAGTCTggagatgaggatgaagatgtgCTTCCAGCTAGTTCGAAAAGCACTGATTCTGGAAATGATGCTGTTTTACATGAGAAAGGCCACAAAGGTGCTTCCCATATACATGACAAGGAGATGAAAAAAGAACCGACAGTAACAGAAGAAGCTTTGATTGCAGACAAGGATAAACCTATTTTTACTAAGAAGAACCCAGCAATTGCCGGAAACAGCATAACTGCTGTTCACCGGGAAAAGGTCAAAGGTGCCATGGCGGCGTTGACCACGTCTACCAAGTCTGAGAATTCTAAATCAAGTGCATCTGACACAAAAGAAGTGATCCTGGAACCACCATCGTTTATGAAGGGCACAGTGGAGAAAATTGTTGAGTTTATTATCAGGAACGGGAAGGAGTTTGAAGAAAAGCTCATTGCGCAAGACAGGATGACAGGGAGGTTTCCATTTCTTCTGCCCAATAATCCATATCACTCTTACTATCTCAAGCTTCTCCAAGAAACCCAAGAG TCGAAGTCCTGTGGTGGTTCTTCAGAGCGCAAAGACAGAAGGAGTTCTTCGGAGCGCAGAGACAGGAGGAGTTCTTCAGAGCGCAGAGACAGGAGGAGTTCTTCAGAGCGCAAAGACAGTGGCCACGAGAAGGAAGTGAGCAGAAGCAAAGGGCGGGGAAGTGCTAACAAGGACTCAAGTGCTTCTGATAGAAGCTCTGCCGAGCCATCAGAGAAGCAACTTAATGAGAAGGGCAAATTCCAGTTGGTCATTGGTGGTGTCAAGAAGGAACCTCCTCGGAAGGTTACTGCAGATGAAGCTGCTGCTATTGTTATGGCTGCTACTCGTGGACTAGGCTCTATGGATCCTCAATCTAACACGCTAAAAGACACGCGTGACATTGGCCGTATGCAGGACCCAGGTGAAGTGTCCAAACCTGTCTCAAGTAGTGAGGTTTGCACTTCACTCACAAGTAGTGGTCAGGTAAAAAAGGAAGGTATTGGAATCATTGATGATGATTGGATTTCAAATACGATCGCAAAAGCTGTTGCTGTTGCCGCCTCTAAAGAGGCAGATTCTTCTGAAGCTTCGATGACAAATGCACAGAAGCTGAAGGCTGAGAGGCTTCGCCGTGCAAGGATGTTTACTGCAATTATTAAGGGTGGAGGCAGCAAGGGTGATCCGGTGACAAGTGATCCAGTTAATGAATCTGCAAAGGTCTCTCCTGCTGATTTGAACCTCCCTGGACCTGATACAAAACCTTTGGCTACCGAACGGGAAGGCAGCTCTGTGCCTTCTGAGCGTGAAGGTTCAAATATGAAGAAGCAGGAGAAAGACTCTGATGATGAACAAAACAAGGCACGTAAATACCGGAAGCATCGCCCAGAATCCAATGAGGACATAGATGATTTGGAGGAGGAAAGCTATAAACACTCAAGGAAGAGGCATCGTTCAAGAGGACACAGTATGGATGCACACAAACATAAGCAGAGGCAACACTCCAAGGATAGGGAGTATACGCATCAAAGACACAGTTATAGTTCTTCAGAAGATGAGCGTCGCAGTTCCAAGTCAAGGCATCGGCATAGGCATGACCATTACTATGCTGAAGATGACGAGCATCGCAGCTCGCATAGGCACCGGAGGAACCATGGCTCTGGTTCCAAAAGGAAACACAAGAACGACCATGATCCCGTTGAACAAAGTCTTGGCCATGCTGAACCCTCCCAAAGCACGTCAGAGCAGAAGTATGGATTAGAGCAACCCCCTGGTGATACTGCTCAATCTTCCAATGCATCAACTGAGGTTCCAGATGAGCTGAAAGCAAAAATTAGAGCGATGTTATTAGAGACACTGTAA
- the LOC124660258 gene encoding G patch domain-containing protein 8-like isoform X3: protein MIYLDVRNRQPPSEKVHQIIARTALFVSEHGGQSEIVLRVKQGSNPTFGFLMPDHHLHSYFRYIVDHPQLLKDGSDADTNKGNKTVMSESEHAAPSSGALSLLGAVYESGDEDEDVLPASSKSTDSGNDAVLHEKGHKGASHIHDKEMKKEPTVTEEALIADKDKPIFTKKNPAIAGNSITAVHREKVKGAMAALTTSTKSENSKSSASDTKEVILEPPSFMKGTVEKIVEFIIRNGKEFEEKLIAQDRMTGRFPFLLPNNPYHSYYLKLLQETQESKSCGGSSERKDRRSSSERRDRRSSSERRDRRSSSERKDSGHEKEVSRSKGRGSANKDSSASDRSSAEPSEKQLNEKGKFQLVIGGVKKEPPRKVTADEAAAIVMAATRGLGSMDPQSNTLKDTRDIGRMQDPGEVSKPVSSSEVCTSLTSSGQVKKEGIGIIDDDWISNTIAKAVAVAASKEADSSEASMTNAQKLKAERLRRARMFTAIIKGGGSKGDPVTSDPVNESAKVSPADLNLPGPDTKPLATEREGSSVPSEREGSNMKKQEKDSDDEQNKARKYRKHRPESNEDIDDLEEESYKHSRKRHRSRGHSMDAHKHKQRQHSKDREYTHQRHSYSSSEDERRSSKSRHRHRHDHYYAEDDEHRSSHRHRRNHGSGSKRKHKNDHDPVEQSLGHAEPSQSTSEQKYGLEQPPGDTAQSSNASTEVPDELKAKIRAMLLETL, encoded by the exons ATGATCTATCTTGACGTAAGGAATAGGCAG CCTCCCTCTGAGAAGGTGCATCAGATAATTGCAAGAACTGCTTTATTTGTCAGCGAACATGGCGGACAATCGGAGATTGTGCTAAGGGTGAAGCAAGGAAGTAACCCAACATTTGGATTCTTGATGCCTGACCATCACCTTCACAGCTACTTCCGGTACATTGTTGATCATCCTCAGCTGTTGAAAGATGGCTCAGACGCTGACACCAATAAAGGCAACAAAACGGTTATGAGCGAGAGTGAGCATGCCGCTCCATCAAGCGGAGCTTTATCATTGCTTGGAGCCGTCTATGAGTCTggagatgaggatgaagatgtgCTTCCAGCTAGTTCGAAAAGCACTGATTCTGGAAATGATGCTGTTTTACATGAGAAAGGCCACAAAGGTGCTTCCCATATACATGACAAGGAGATGAAAAAAGAACCGACAGTAACAGAAGAAGCTTTGATTGCAGACAAGGATAAACCTATTTTTACTAAGAAGAACCCAGCAATTGCCGGAAACAGCATAACTGCTGTTCACCGGGAAAAGGTCAAAGGTGCCATGGCGGCGTTGACCACGTCTACCAAGTCTGAGAATTCTAAATCAAGTGCATCTGACACAAAAGAAGTGATCCTGGAACCACCATCGTTTATGAAGGGCACAGTGGAGAAAATTGTTGAGTTTATTATCAGGAACGGGAAGGAGTTTGAAGAAAAGCTCATTGCGCAAGACAGGATGACAGGGAGGTTTCCATTTCTTCTGCCCAATAATCCATATCACTCTTACTATCTCAAGCTTCTCCAAGAAACCCAAGAG TCGAAGTCCTGTGGTGGTTCTTCAGAGCGCAAAGACAGAAGGAGTTCTTCGGAGCGCAGAGACAGGAGGAGTTCTTCAGAGCGCAGAGACAGGAGGAGTTCTTCAGAGCGCAAAGACAGTGGCCACGAGAAGGAAGTGAGCAGAAGCAAAGGGCGGGGAAGTGCTAACAAGGACTCAAGTGCTTCTGATAGAAGCTCTGCCGAGCCATCAGAGAAGCAACTTAATGAGAAGGGCAAATTCCAGTTGGTCATTGGTGGTGTCAAGAAGGAACCTCCTCGGAAGGTTACTGCAGATGAAGCTGCTGCTATTGTTATGGCTGCTACTCGTGGACTAGGCTCTATGGATCCTCAATCTAACACGCTAAAAGACACGCGTGACATTGGCCGTATGCAGGACCCAGGTGAAGTGTCCAAACCTGTCTCAAGTAGTGAGGTTTGCACTTCACTCACAAGTAGTGGTCAGGTAAAAAAGGAAGGTATTGGAATCATTGATGATGATTGGATTTCAAATACGATCGCAAAAGCTGTTGCTGTTGCCGCCTCTAAAGAGGCAGATTCTTCTGAAGCTTCGATGACAAATGCACAGAAGCTGAAGGCTGAGAGGCTTCGCCGTGCAAGGATGTTTACTGCAATTATTAAGGGTGGAGGCAGCAAGGGTGATCCGGTGACAAGTGATCCAGTTAATGAATCTGCAAAGGTCTCTCCTGCTGATTTGAACCTCCCTGGACCTGATACAAAACCTTTGGCTACCGAACGGGAAGGCAGCTCTGTGCCTTCTGAGCGTGAAGGTTCAAATATGAAGAAGCAGGAGAAAGACTCTGATGATGAACAAAACAAGGCACGTAAATACCGGAAGCATCGCCCAGAATCCAATGAGGACATAGATGATTTGGAGGAGGAAAGCTATAAACACTCAAGGAAGAGGCATCGTTCAAGAGGACACAGTATGGATGCACACAAACATAAGCAGAGGCAACACTCCAAGGATAGGGAGTATACGCATCAAAGACACAGTTATAGTTCTTCAGAAGATGAGCGTCGCAGTTCCAAGTCAAGGCATCGGCATAGGCATGACCATTACTATGCTGAAGATGACGAGCATCGCAGCTCGCATAGGCACCGGAGGAACCATGGCTCTGGTTCCAAAAGGAAACACAAGAACGACCATGATCCCGTTGAACAAAGTCTTGGCCATGCTGAACCCTCCCAAAGCACGTCAGAGCAGAAGTATGGATTAGAGCAACCCCCTGGTGATACTGCTCAATCTTCCAATGCATCAACTGAGGTTCCAGATGAGCTGAAAGCAAAAATTAGAGCGATGTTATTAGAGACACTGTAA
- the LOC124660258 gene encoding G patch domain-containing protein 8-like isoform X2, protein MSVSDGWSRDEVPTSDAHCFLMIYLDVRNRQPPSEKVHQIIARTALFVSEHGGQSEIVLRVKQGSNPTFGFLMPDHHLHSYFRYIVDHPQLLKDGSDADTNKGNKTVMSESEHAAPSSGALSLLGAVYESGDEDEDVLPASSKSTDSGNDAVLHEKGHKGASHIHDKEMKKEPTVTEEALIADKDKPIFTKKNPAIAGNSITAVHREKVKGAMAALTTSTKSENSKSSASDTKEVILEPPSFMKGTVEKIVEFIIRNGKEFEEKLIAQDRMTGRFPFLLPNNPYHSYYLKLLQETQESKSCGGSSERKDRRSSSERRDRRSSSERRDRRSSSERKDSGHEKEVSRSKGRGSANKDSSASDRSSAEPSEKQLNEKGKFQLVIGGVKKEPPRKVTADEAAAIVMAATRGLGSMDPQSNTLKDTRDIGRMQDPGEVSKPVSSSEVCTSLTSSGQVKKEGIGIIDDDWISNTIAKAVAVAASKEADSSEASMTNAQKLKAERLRRARMFTAIIKGGGSKGDPVTSDPVNESAKVSPADLNLPGPDTKPLATEREGSSVPSEREGSNMKKQEKDSDDEQNKARKYRKHRPESNEDIDDLEEESYKHSRKRHRSRGHSMDAHKHKQRQHSKDREYTHQRHSYSSSEDERRSSKSRHRHRHDHYYAEDDEHRSSHRHRRNHGSGSKRKHKNDHDPVEQSLGHAEPSQSTSEQKYGLEQPPGDTAQSSNASTEVPDELKAKIRAMLLETL, encoded by the exons ATGTCTGTTTCAGATGGTTGGAGCAGAGATGAAGTTCCTACTAGTGATGCACATTGTTTCCTTATGATCTATCTTGACGTAAGGAATAGGCAG CCTCCCTCTGAGAAGGTGCATCAGATAATTGCAAGAACTGCTTTATTTGTCAGCGAACATGGCGGACAATCGGAGATTGTGCTAAGGGTGAAGCAAGGAAGTAACCCAACATTTGGATTCTTGATGCCTGACCATCACCTTCACAGCTACTTCCGGTACATTGTTGATCATCCTCAGCTGTTGAAAGATGGCTCAGACGCTGACACCAATAAAGGCAACAAAACGGTTATGAGCGAGAGTGAGCATGCCGCTCCATCAAGCGGAGCTTTATCATTGCTTGGAGCCGTCTATGAGTCTggagatgaggatgaagatgtgCTTCCAGCTAGTTCGAAAAGCACTGATTCTGGAAATGATGCTGTTTTACATGAGAAAGGCCACAAAGGTGCTTCCCATATACATGACAAGGAGATGAAAAAAGAACCGACAGTAACAGAAGAAGCTTTGATTGCAGACAAGGATAAACCTATTTTTACTAAGAAGAACCCAGCAATTGCCGGAAACAGCATAACTGCTGTTCACCGGGAAAAGGTCAAAGGTGCCATGGCGGCGTTGACCACGTCTACCAAGTCTGAGAATTCTAAATCAAGTGCATCTGACACAAAAGAAGTGATCCTGGAACCACCATCGTTTATGAAGGGCACAGTGGAGAAAATTGTTGAGTTTATTATCAGGAACGGGAAGGAGTTTGAAGAAAAGCTCATTGCGCAAGACAGGATGACAGGGAGGTTTCCATTTCTTCTGCCCAATAATCCATATCACTCTTACTATCTCAAGCTTCTCCAAGAAACCCAAGAG TCGAAGTCCTGTGGTGGTTCTTCAGAGCGCAAAGACAGAAGGAGTTCTTCGGAGCGCAGAGACAGGAGGAGTTCTTCAGAGCGCAGAGACAGGAGGAGTTCTTCAGAGCGCAAAGACAGTGGCCACGAGAAGGAAGTGAGCAGAAGCAAAGGGCGGGGAAGTGCTAACAAGGACTCAAGTGCTTCTGATAGAAGCTCTGCCGAGCCATCAGAGAAGCAACTTAATGAGAAGGGCAAATTCCAGTTGGTCATTGGTGGTGTCAAGAAGGAACCTCCTCGGAAGGTTACTGCAGATGAAGCTGCTGCTATTGTTATGGCTGCTACTCGTGGACTAGGCTCTATGGATCCTCAATCTAACACGCTAAAAGACACGCGTGACATTGGCCGTATGCAGGACCCAGGTGAAGTGTCCAAACCTGTCTCAAGTAGTGAGGTTTGCACTTCACTCACAAGTAGTGGTCAGGTAAAAAAGGAAGGTATTGGAATCATTGATGATGATTGGATTTCAAATACGATCGCAAAAGCTGTTGCTGTTGCCGCCTCTAAAGAGGCAGATTCTTCTGAAGCTTCGATGACAAATGCACAGAAGCTGAAGGCTGAGAGGCTTCGCCGTGCAAGGATGTTTACTGCAATTATTAAGGGTGGAGGCAGCAAGGGTGATCCGGTGACAAGTGATCCAGTTAATGAATCTGCAAAGGTCTCTCCTGCTGATTTGAACCTCCCTGGACCTGATACAAAACCTTTGGCTACCGAACGGGAAGGCAGCTCTGTGCCTTCTGAGCGTGAAGGTTCAAATATGAAGAAGCAGGAGAAAGACTCTGATGATGAACAAAACAAGGCACGTAAATACCGGAAGCATCGCCCAGAATCCAATGAGGACATAGATGATTTGGAGGAGGAAAGCTATAAACACTCAAGGAAGAGGCATCGTTCAAGAGGACACAGTATGGATGCACACAAACATAAGCAGAGGCAACACTCCAAGGATAGGGAGTATACGCATCAAAGACACAGTTATAGTTCTTCAGAAGATGAGCGTCGCAGTTCCAAGTCAAGGCATCGGCATAGGCATGACCATTACTATGCTGAAGATGACGAGCATCGCAGCTCGCATAGGCACCGGAGGAACCATGGCTCTGGTTCCAAAAGGAAACACAAGAACGACCATGATCCCGTTGAACAAAGTCTTGGCCATGCTGAACCCTCCCAAAGCACGTCAGAGCAGAAGTATGGATTAGAGCAACCCCCTGGTGATACTGCTCAATCTTCCAATGCATCAACTGAGGTTCCAGATGAGCTGAAAGCAAAAATTAGAGCGATGTTATTAGAGACACTGTAA